Proteins from one Panicum virgatum strain AP13 chromosome 7K, P.virgatum_v5, whole genome shotgun sequence genomic window:
- the LOC120642791 gene encoding heavy metal-associated isoprenylated plant protein 39-like, which produces MAMAAKKVVLLLGLHENDAKEQRKVLKAVSAFPGLDLIAIDMKERKLTVVGLVDPIELVTKLRKLWHADILSVGPAKDDKAAAAAAAAWDQRDGGAGGVKEEGDKQGHQEVAVAKQVERPDDDMRSWPHAVVYPPRYPPPYHHHHQYVAGGHGPQVNHPHNGAYVAGGRGARESHPSSYVAHGHGARELLPNTYPYAARGYGAQENPPNACAIC; this is translated from the exons ATGGCTATGGCCGCCAAG AAGGTGGTGCTGCTTCTGGGTCTCCACGAGAACGACGCAAAGGAGCAGCGGAAGGTGCTCAAAGCAGTCTCCGCTTTCCCTG GCCTCGACCTGATCGCCATCGACATGAAGGAACGCAAACTGACGGTGGTCGGCCTGGTGGATCCGATTGAGCTCGTGACCAAGCTGCGCAAGCTCTGGCACGCGGACATCCTCTCCGTCGGCCCGGCCAAGGACgacaaagcagcagcagcagccgcagccgcctGGGACCAGAgagatggcggcgccggcggcgtaaaGGAAGAGGGCGACAAGCAGGGGCACCAGGAGGTGGCGGTCGCCAAGCAGGTGGAGAGGCCCGACGACGACATGCGCTCGTGGCCGCACGCGGTGGTCTACCCCCCGCGGTACCCGCCcccctaccaccaccaccaccagtacgtcgccggcggccacggccCGCAGGTGAACCACCCCCACAACGGCGCctacgtcgccggcggccgcggggcgcGGGAGAGCCACCCCAGCTCCTACGTCGCGCACGGCCACGGCGCACGGGAGCTCCTCCCGAACACCTACCCCTACGCCGCCCGCGGCTACGGGGCGCAGGAGAACCCTCCCAACGCCTGCGCCATCTGCTGA